From Scomber scombrus chromosome 6, fScoSco1.1, whole genome shotgun sequence, the proteins below share one genomic window:
- the sema3d gene encoding semaphorin-3D produces MKKEGSADQSLNEARALYCMPGSNYVSKGKRIKALSHPGVPLVGLMLLAILPIGTSIKQTLPRVKLSHRELLQAGSVSLFLGPSDGLLSHSLLLDEERGRLLLGARDHIYLLDPDNLARGPRKIHWPAPRDQVEMCKLAGKNANLECANFVRVLHNYNRTHVYACGTGAFHPSCAFIEISGRREDGVFHLLSNTVESGRLKCPFDPLQPFTSVLTDQYLYAGTASDFLGKDTTFTRSLGPPPDQHYIRTDISEDYWINEARFISAHPIADTYNPDDDKIYFFFREVSWEGNDKSILSRVARVCKNDVGGLRSLTNKWTTFLKARLVCSIPGPDGVDTHFDELQDIFMLPTRDDKNPIVYAVFTTSSSIFRGSAVCVYNMADIRAVFNGPYAHKEGPDHRWVEYEGRIPYPRPGTCPSKTYDPRIKTTKDFPDEVISFIRFHPLMYRSVYPLTGRPVFTRVRVDYTLTQIVVDRVLAEDGQYEVMFLGTDAGSILKVVSITQDNWSTEEVVLEELQVFQVPIPILSMEMSSKQQQLYVGSSEGLAQVSLSRCHLYGQACAECCLARDPYCAWDGHTCSRYIPASKRRARRQDIKHGDPASQCWDAEDRLGGGQVEERVLFGVQSNSTFLECIPKSQQAQIRWYIHRAGSERREEVRLDDRVVHTNRGLLIRSLHTSDAGMYVCVAQEHTHFTHTLLHLTLQLVTHGQLDGRPKPSEDPVVELRNGGESRQRYKDYLRVMNSPIGSLEEYCDSLWLEKRPSKARGRGLGVGKWKHIQEMKKSRNRRHHREKEQKRVRGRVLRTAEQ; encoded by the exons AACTGCTGCAAGCTGGCAGTGTATCTTTGTTTTTGGGCCCCTCCGATGGCCTTCTCTCCCACTCGCTGCTGTTGGATGAGGAGAGAGGTCGTCTTCTTTTGGGAGCCAGGGATCACATCTACCTGCTTGACCCTGACAATCTGGCCAGAGGTCCCAGAAAG ATTCACTGGCCTGCTCCCCGGGACCAAGTCGAAATGTGCAAACTGGCTggcaaaaatgcaaat TTGGAGTGTGCTAACTTTGTCAGGGTCCTCCACAACTACAATCGAACACATGTCTATGCCTGTGGGACAGGAGCCTTCCACCCCAGCTGTGCCTTCATTGAAATTAGTGGCCGCAGAGAG GATGGTGTTTTCCACTTGTTGTCTAATACAGTGGAGTCAGGCAGATTGAAATGTCCTTTTGATCCCCTGCAACCATTTACCTCAGTCCTCACAG ACCAGTACTTGTATGCGGGCACTGCTTCAGACTTCTTGGGCAAAGACACAACATTCACACGCTCCCTCGGCCCTCCACCTGACCAGCACTACATACGCACAGACATCTCTGAAGACTACTGGATCAatg AGGCCAGGTTTATATCTGCTCATCCCATTGCAGACACCTACAATCCAGATGATGATAAGATATACTTTTTCTTCCGTGAGGTGTCATGGGAAGGCAACGACAAGAGCATCCTGTCCCGAGTGGCTCGTGTGTGCAAG AATGATGTGGGTGGGCTGAGGAGTTTGACCAACAAATGGACTACCTTCCTCAAAGCCAGACTTGTGTGTTCTATCCCTGGACCAGATGGAGTGGACACACACTTTGATGAGCTCC AGGACATCTTTATGCTTCCTACCAGAGATGACAAAAACCCCATAGTATATGCTGTCTTCACCACCTCCAG CTCCATTTTCCGTggctcagctgtgtgtgtatacaacATGGCAGACATAAGGGCTGTATTTAACGGACCATATGCCCACAAAGAGGGGCCCGACCACCGATGGGTAGAATACGAGGGGAGGATACCATATCCACGTCCTGGAACG TGTCCCAGCAAGACATATGACCCAAGGATCAAGACCACTAAAGACTTCCCAGATGAAGTGATCAGTTTCATTCGTTTCCACCCGCTAATGTATCGCTCTGTCTACCCTCTGACTGGCCGGCCCGTGTTCACACGTGTCCGAGTAGACTACACATTGACTCAGATTGTGGTGGACAGAGTTTTAGCAGAGGATGGACAATATGAAGTCATGTTTCTGGGAACAG ATGCCGGCTCAATTCTGAAGGTGGTGAGCATCACTCAAGATAACTGGTCCACAGAGGAGGTGGTGCTTGAAGAACTTCAAGTATTCCAG GTTCCCATTCCCATCCTCAGTATGGAGATGTCTTCTAAACAG CAACAGCTCTACGTGGGTTCAAGTGAGGGGCTCGCCCAGGTTTCACTCAGTAGATGTCACCTTTATGGCCAAGCCTGTGCTGAATGCTGTCTGGCACGTGACCCCTACTGTGCCTGGGATGGACATACATGTTCACGATACATCCCTGCATCCAAGAG GCGAGCCAGGAGACAAGACATCAAGCATGGAGATCCTGCTAGCCAGTGCTGGGACGCAGAAGACC GCCTTGGTGGGggacaggtggaggagagggTTCTCTTTGGAGTGCAGAGCAACTCCACTTTCCTTGAGTGTATCCCCAAATCTCAACAGGCCCAGATCCGGTGGTACATACATAGAGCGGGATCTGAACGCAGGGAGGAG gTCAGGCTGGATGATCGTGTTGTTCACACCAACCGAGGTCTCTTGATTCGCTCCCTCCATACCTCTGATGCTGgcatgtatgtctgtgttgCTCAGGAGCACACTCACTTTACCCACACTCTCCTCCATCTCACACTGCAACTTGTTACACATGGACAACTTGACGGAAGGCCCAAGCCCAGCGAGGACCCCGTGGTGGAGCTGCGCAATGGTGGGGAGTCCCGTCAACGTTATAAAGACTACTTGAGAGTGATGAACTCCCCAATTGGCTCTCTGGAGGAGTACTGCGATTCACTGTGGCTTGAGAAGAGGCCATCAAAGGCAAGAGGACGAGGCTTAGGAGTTGGCAAATGGAAACACATCCAGGAAATGAAGAAGAGCAGGAACAGGAGACACCAcagagaaaaggagcaaaagaGGGTGCGAGGGAGGGTGTTGAGGACAGCAGAGCAGTGA